Proteins from a genomic interval of Rattus norvegicus strain BN/NHsdMcwi chromosome 2, GRCr8, whole genome shotgun sequence:
- the Agtr1b gene encoding type-1 angiotensin II receptor B, with protein sequence MTLNSSTEDGIKRIQDDCPKAGRHNYIFVMIPTLYSIIFVVGIFGNSLVVIVIYFYMKLKTVASVFLLNLALADLCFLLTLPLWAVYTAMEYRWPFGNHLCKIASASVSFNLYASVFLLTCLSIDRYLAIVHPMKSRLRRTMLVAKVTCIIIWLMAGLASLPAVIYRNVYFIENTNITVCAFHYESQNSTLPIGLGLTKNILGFVFPFLIILTSYTLIWKALKKAYKIQKNTPRNDDIFRIIMAIVLFFFFSWVPHQIFTFLDVLIQLGIIRDCEIADIVDTAMPITICIAYFNNCLNPLFYGFLGKKFKKYFLQLLKYIPPTAKSHAGLSTKMSTLSYRPSDNMSSSAKKSASFFEVE encoded by the coding sequence ATGACCCTTAACTCCTCTACTGAAGATGGAATTAAAAGAATCCAAGATGACTGCCCCAAGGCTGGCAGGCACAATTACATATTTGTCATGATCCCTACTCTCTACAGCATCATCTTTGTGGTGGGAATATTTGGAAACAGCTTGGTGGTGATTGTCATTTACTTTTACATGAAGCTAAAGACTGTGGCCAGTGTTTTTCTTCTGAATCTTGCCCTGGCTGATTTATGCTTTTTGTTGACTTTGCCACTGTGGGCAGTCTATACCGCTATGGAATACCGATGGCCCTTCGGCAACCACCTATGTAAGATCGCTTCTGCCAGCGTCAGTTTCAATCTCTATGCCAGTGTGTTTCTGCTCACGTGTCTCAGCATCGATCGCTACCTGGCCATTGTCCACCCAATGAAGTCTCGCCTCCGCCGCACGATGCTGGTAGCCAAAGTCACCTGCATCATCATCTGGCTAATGGCTGGCTTGGCCAGTTTGCCAGCCGTCATCTACCGAAACGTATATTTCATCGAGAACACCAATATCACAGTTTGCGCTTTTCATTATGAATCTCAGAACTCAACACTCCCCATTGGACTGGGTCTAACAAAGAACATTCTGGGCTTCGTGTTCCCTTTCCTTATCATTCTCACCAGCTATACTCTTATTTGGAAAGCCCTAAAGAAGGCTTATAAAATTCAGAAGAACACGCCAAGAAATGATGACATCTTTAGGATAATTATGGCgattgtgcttttcttcttcttttcctgggTTCCCCACCAAATATTCACTTTTCTGGATGTGCTCATTCAGCTGGGCATTATCCGTGACTGTGAAATTGCTGACATTGTGGACACCGCTATGCCCATCACCATCTGCATAGCTTATTTTAACAATTGCCTGAATCCTCTGTTTTATGGCTTTCtggggaaaaaatttaaaaaatatttcctccAGCTTCTGAAATACATTCCCCCAACGGCCAAGTCACACGCAGGCTTGTCAACAAAAATGAGCACTCTTTCCTACCGCCCTTCAGATAACATGAGTTCATCTGCCAAAAAGTCTGCATCTTTTTTTGAAGTGGAGTGA